The Agromyces sp. LHK192 genome includes a window with the following:
- a CDS encoding DUF2520 domain-containing protein, with protein sequence MAEPRAGRLGVGVVGAGRVGAVLAAALGGAGHALTGVAAVSERSRSRADAMLPGVPVLAVPEIVERSELVLLAVPADELEPLVAGLASAGVWQPGQLVLHTAARYGTGVLDPARRAGGIPLAVHPVMDFTGTSLDIARLAGTWFAVTAPSPVLPIAQALVVEMGGEPFVVAEEHRAAYAEAIDTAVSFSTAIVDQASGQLDGIGVARPGAVLAPLVRSAVENALSRHDTGPGPDGTGTIDEAGNIRPPGGAV encoded by the coding sequence ATGGCTGAGCCCCGGGCGGGCCGGCTCGGCGTCGGCGTCGTCGGCGCGGGTCGGGTCGGCGCCGTGCTCGCCGCAGCCCTCGGCGGAGCCGGCCACGCACTCACCGGCGTCGCCGCCGTCTCCGAGCGCAGCCGGAGCCGGGCCGACGCGATGCTGCCCGGCGTGCCCGTACTGGCGGTGCCCGAGATCGTCGAGCGGAGCGAACTCGTGCTGCTCGCCGTGCCGGCCGACGAGCTCGAGCCGCTCGTGGCGGGGCTCGCGAGCGCGGGGGTGTGGCAGCCGGGGCAGCTCGTGCTGCACACGGCCGCGCGCTACGGCACCGGCGTGCTCGATCCCGCGCGGCGCGCGGGAGGCATCCCGCTCGCCGTGCATCCGGTGATGGACTTCACGGGCACGTCGCTCGACATCGCCCGCCTCGCCGGCACCTGGTTCGCCGTCACCGCGCCGTCTCCGGTGCTGCCCATCGCGCAGGCCCTCGTCGTCGAGATGGGCGGCGAGCCGTTCGTCGTCGCCGAGGAGCACCGCGCCGCGTACGCCGAGGCCATCGACACGGCCGTCTCGTTCTCGACCGCGATCGTCGACCAGGCGAGTGGCCAGCTCGACGGCATCGGCGTCGCACGACCCGGAGCCGTGCTCGCGCCGCTCGTGCGCAGCGCGGTCGAGAACGCCCTCTCGCGGCACGACACGGGGCCGGGCCCCGACGGGACGGGTACGATCGACGAGGCCGGGAACATCAGGCCGCCAGGAGGTGCCGTGTGA
- a CDS encoding PH domain-containing protein produces MTDATEPSAESSPEAPAERHGGTDAPGEPITPPASSPEPSAQPTRTGLADGEWHRLHPASPLLRGGLALIAILGFIIANLRERLVEMFVPIFAPDFEDEFGGAYDEWSGDWANDPIGGIVLNGLVGWALLAVALVLIGIVGGFWLSWRMHSFRITADAVEVRSGILFRSHRSARLDRIQGINIQRPFFARLFGAAKLEVSVAGQSADVQLSYLASALADGLRADILRLASGARATKAATRAPGDATDAAAVAGAALAEADAPAGADAPAEADVRVGADAPAGVRARVSGVVGRRVDDFLAPELDPDLAPPESVVHLPLGRVIGSTLLGGTTIWVIVLVAVLGVGIATHQWWVLFSFVPALIGVVSYVWTRITRSLRYSIAGTPDGVRIGHGLLSTGNQTIPPGRVHAVEAQQWLFWRPFGWWSVRVNLAGQSLTASGEAANRTLVLPVGTADDVRRVLDLLLPGSAEALGDAFDAGLTGRGEAGGFRPAPRRSAWLHPFSWRRIGWTEQAGLAGIRHGVLLRGLVIVPLARLQSVAIHRGPIRRMLRLATLRLHTVTGPITATLPAFDAAEAEAAYERVAVEVVVRANADRSDQWGAELEHG; encoded by the coding sequence CGCCCGAGCCGTCGGCCCAGCCGACGCGCACGGGCCTCGCCGACGGCGAATGGCACCGCCTGCATCCGGCGAGCCCGCTGCTGCGCGGCGGCCTGGCCCTCATCGCGATCCTGGGCTTCATCATCGCGAACCTCCGCGAGCGGCTCGTCGAGATGTTCGTGCCGATCTTCGCCCCCGACTTCGAGGACGAGTTCGGCGGCGCCTACGACGAGTGGAGCGGCGACTGGGCGAACGACCCGATCGGCGGGATCGTGCTCAACGGACTCGTCGGCTGGGCGCTGCTCGCGGTCGCGCTGGTGCTGATCGGCATCGTCGGCGGGTTCTGGCTGTCGTGGCGCATGCACAGCTTCCGCATCACGGCCGACGCGGTCGAGGTGCGCAGCGGCATCCTGTTCCGCTCGCACCGCAGCGCCCGGCTCGACCGGATCCAGGGCATCAATATCCAGCGCCCGTTCTTCGCGCGACTCTTCGGCGCGGCGAAGCTCGAGGTGTCGGTGGCCGGGCAGTCGGCCGACGTGCAGCTGTCGTACCTCGCCTCCGCGCTCGCCGACGGGCTGCGCGCCGACATCCTGCGGCTCGCCTCCGGCGCACGCGCGACGAAGGCGGCCACCCGTGCGCCCGGCGACGCGACGGACGCGGCTGCCGTCGCAGGGGCGGCGCTCGCCGAAGCGGATGCCCCGGCCGGTGCGGATGCCCCCGCCGAAGCGGACGTCCGGGTCGGAGCGGATGCCCCCGCCGGAGTCCGCGCCCGCGTCTCGGGTGTCGTGGGGCGACGCGTCGACGACTTCCTCGCGCCCGAGCTCGACCCCGACCTGGCGCCGCCGGAGTCCGTGGTGCACCTGCCGCTCGGCCGCGTGATCGGGTCGACGCTGCTCGGCGGCACCACCATCTGGGTCATCGTGCTCGTCGCCGTCCTCGGCGTCGGCATCGCGACCCACCAGTGGTGGGTGCTGTTCAGCTTCGTGCCCGCCCTGATCGGTGTCGTCAGCTACGTCTGGACGCGCATCACCAGGTCGCTGCGCTACTCGATCGCCGGCACGCCCGACGGCGTGCGCATCGGGCACGGCCTCCTGTCGACCGGCAACCAGACCATCCCGCCGGGCCGCGTGCACGCCGTCGAGGCGCAGCAGTGGCTGTTCTGGAGGCCGTTCGGCTGGTGGAGCGTCCGCGTGAACCTCGCCGGGCAGTCCCTGACCGCGAGCGGCGAGGCTGCCAACCGCACGCTCGTGCTCCCGGTCGGCACGGCCGACGACGTGCGCCGCGTGCTCGACCTGCTGCTGCCCGGCAGCGCCGAGGCCCTCGGCGATGCGTTCGACGCCGGGCTCACGGGCCGCGGCGAGGCCGGCGGCTTCCGGCCGGCGCCGCGCCGATCGGCGTGGCTCCACCCGTTCTCGTGGCGCCGTATCGGCTGGACCGAGCAGGCCGGGCTCGCCGGCATCCGACATGGCGTGCTGCTGCGCGGACTCGTGATCGTGCCGCTCGCGCGCCTCCAGTCGGTCGCGATCCACCGCGGGCCGATCCGCCGGATGCTGCGCCTTGCCACCCTGCGACTGCACACGGTCACCGGGCCGATCACGGCCACCCTGCCCGCCTTCGACGCGGCGGAGGCCGAGGCGGCGTACGAGCGGGTCGCGGTCGAGGTCGTGGTGCGGGCGAACGCCGACCGCAGCGACCAGTGGGGCGCGGAGCTCGAGCATGGCTGA
- the cls gene encoding cardiolipin synthase, producing the protein MGDAGGGWVGPTIAIGLLLLDLVIRVVAIIVVPRNRRPTAGMAWLLAIFFIPYLGVLFFLLIGNPKLPKRRREKQAEVDRFIRESTHGIERVSDAAEWPAWFEGVVRLNRNLGAMPLIGSNSASLIGDYQGSLDAMTDAIRDARHFVHVEFYIFALDRTTKPFFDALGDAVARGIEVRVLLDHVASLRSKGYRRTIRRLTEMGVDWRLMLPVQPLKGKYQRPDLRNHRKILVVDGEIGFLGSQNIIDRSYNKRVNIRRGLKWKELVARLEGPIVAGLDAIFATDWYLETGDALTREEFEALEQPAERQNLDCQVVPSGPGFQNENNLKLFLALLYAAKEQIIITSPYFVPDEAMLRAISGATQRGIHVELFVSEIGDQALVYHAQRSYYEALLRAGVHIYMYRAPYILHAKHFTIDDDVAVIGSSNMDIRSFELNMEVSLLVRGASFVAEMRGVEAQYRRDSRELTLDEWMQQPLRSTVLDNLARLTSALQ; encoded by the coding sequence ATGGGGGATGCCGGGGGCGGTTGGGTCGGACCGACCATCGCGATCGGGTTGCTCCTGCTGGACCTGGTGATCCGCGTCGTCGCGATCATCGTCGTCCCCCGCAACCGGCGTCCCACCGCGGGCATGGCGTGGTTGCTCGCGATCTTCTTCATCCCCTACCTCGGGGTGCTCTTCTTCCTGCTGATCGGCAACCCGAAGCTGCCCAAGCGCCGCCGCGAGAAGCAGGCCGAGGTCGACCGGTTCATCCGCGAATCCACGCACGGCATCGAGCGTGTGAGCGACGCCGCCGAGTGGCCGGCGTGGTTCGAGGGCGTGGTGCGGTTGAACCGCAACCTGGGGGCCATGCCGCTCATCGGCTCGAACAGCGCGAGCCTCATCGGCGACTACCAGGGCTCGCTCGACGCGATGACCGACGCGATCCGCGACGCGAGGCACTTCGTGCACGTCGAGTTCTACATCTTCGCCCTCGACCGCACGACGAAGCCCTTCTTCGATGCGCTCGGCGATGCGGTCGCGCGCGGAATCGAGGTGCGGGTGCTGCTCGACCACGTGGCATCCCTGCGGTCGAAGGGGTACCGGCGCACGATCCGGCGGCTCACCGAGATGGGCGTCGACTGGCGGCTCATGCTTCCGGTGCAGCCCCTGAAGGGCAAGTACCAGCGGCCCGACCTGCGCAACCACCGCAAGATCCTCGTCGTCGACGGCGAGATCGGGTTCCTCGGGTCGCAGAACATCATCGACCGCAGCTACAACAAGCGGGTCAACATCCGTCGCGGGCTCAAGTGGAAGGAGCTCGTCGCCCGGCTCGAGGGCCCGATCGTCGCGGGCCTCGACGCGATCTTCGCGACCGACTGGTACCTCGAGACCGGCGACGCCCTGACCCGCGAGGAGTTCGAGGCGCTCGAGCAGCCGGCGGAGCGGCAGAACCTCGACTGCCAGGTCGTGCCGAGCGGCCCCGGGTTCCAGAACGAGAACAACCTCAAGCTCTTCCTCGCGCTGCTGTACGCGGCGAAGGAGCAGATCATCATCACGTCGCCGTACTTCGTGCCCGACGAGGCGATGCTCCGCGCGATCAGCGGTGCGACGCAGCGGGGCATCCACGTCGAGCTGTTCGTCTCGGAGATCGGCGACCAGGCGCTCGTCTACCACGCGCAGCGGTCGTACTACGAGGCGCTGCTGCGGGCGGGCGTGCACATCTACATGTACCGGGCGCCGTACATCCTGCACGCGAAGCACTTCACGATCGACGACGACGTCGCCGTCATCGGGTCGAGCAACATGGACATCCGCTCGTTCGAGCTCAACATGGAGGTGTCGCTGCTGGTGCGCGGCGCGTCGTTCGTCGCCGAGATGCGCGGCGTCGAGGCGCAATACCGTCGCGACAGCCGTGAGCTGACGCTCGACGAGTGGATGCAGCAGCCGCTGCGGTCGACGGTGCTCGACAACCTCGCGCGGCTCACGAGCGCGCTGCAGTAG
- the lysS gene encoding lysine--tRNA ligase gives MADNPTDAAPEPTAEEISEQKAVRLSKRERLNDGAELGGGAYPVGVPVTATIPEVRDRFVGLGVDEASGEQVGLAGRIVHLRNTGKLCFAALQSGDGSRIQAMVSLAEVGEESLAAWKELVDLGDHVFVAGEVITSRRGELSIMVNDWRIAAKAVLPLPNLHSELSEETRVRSRYLDLIAREQARRNVVDRAKVNASLRATFASHGFVEVETPMLQVMHGGASARPFVTHSNAFDTELYLRIAPELYLKRAVVGGIERVFEINRNFRNEGADSTHSPEFAMLEAYQAYGDYHSIADLTQQLIQDAALAVAGTHVVTWADGTEYDLGGDWDRISMYGSLSEAVGEEITPETPMSRLKELADAEGIEIDHPLPGKYVEELWEHHVKGGLVRPTFVMDFPLDTSPLVRWHRSIPGVVEKWDLYIRGFELATGYSELVDPVVQRDRFVEQARLAAGGDPEAMRLDEEFLRALEFGMPPTGGMGMGIDRLLMAITGLGIRETILFPLVK, from the coding sequence ATGGCCGACAACCCCACGGATGCCGCACCCGAGCCCACCGCCGAGGAGATCTCGGAGCAGAAGGCCGTGCGTCTGTCCAAGCGCGAGCGGCTGAACGACGGCGCCGAGCTCGGCGGCGGCGCCTACCCGGTCGGCGTCCCCGTGACCGCGACGATCCCAGAGGTCCGCGACCGCTTCGTCGGTCTCGGCGTCGACGAGGCGAGCGGCGAGCAGGTCGGCCTCGCCGGTCGCATCGTGCACCTGCGCAACACCGGCAAGCTGTGCTTCGCGGCGCTCCAGTCGGGCGACGGCAGTCGCATCCAGGCGATGGTTTCGCTCGCCGAGGTCGGCGAGGAGTCGCTCGCGGCGTGGAAGGAGCTCGTCGACCTGGGCGATCACGTCTTCGTCGCCGGCGAGGTCATCACGAGCCGCCGCGGCGAGCTGTCGATCATGGTGAACGACTGGCGCATCGCCGCGAAGGCCGTGCTGCCGCTGCCGAACCTGCACTCCGAGCTCAGCGAGGAGACCCGGGTGCGGAGCCGGTACCTCGACCTGATCGCGCGCGAGCAGGCCCGTCGCAACGTCGTCGACCGCGCGAAGGTGAACGCCAGCCTGCGCGCCACGTTCGCGTCGCACGGCTTCGTCGAGGTCGAGACCCCGATGCTGCAGGTGATGCACGGCGGGGCATCCGCTCGTCCGTTCGTGACGCACTCGAACGCGTTCGACACCGAGCTGTACCTGCGCATCGCGCCCGAGCTGTACCTCAAGCGCGCCGTCGTCGGCGGTATCGAGCGGGTCTTCGAGATCAACCGCAACTTCCGCAACGAGGGCGCCGACTCGACGCACTCGCCCGAGTTCGCGATGCTCGAGGCGTACCAGGCGTACGGCGACTACCACTCGATCGCCGACCTGACCCAGCAGCTCATCCAGGACGCGGCGCTCGCCGTCGCCGGCACCCACGTCGTGACCTGGGCCGACGGCACCGAGTACGACCTCGGCGGCGACTGGGACCGCATCTCGATGTACGGTTCGCTCTCCGAGGCCGTCGGCGAGGAGATCACCCCCGAGACCCCGATGTCGCGCCTCAAGGAACTGGCCGACGCCGAGGGCATCGAGATCGACCACCCGCTGCCCGGCAAGTACGTCGAGGAGCTGTGGGAGCACCACGTCAAGGGCGGTCTCGTGCGCCCGACGTTCGTGATGGACTTCCCGCTCGACACGTCGCCGCTCGTGCGGTGGCACCGGAGCATCCCGGGCGTCGTCGAGAAGTGGGACCTGTACATCCGCGGGTTCGAGCTCGCGACGGGCTACTCCGAGCTCGTCGATCCGGTCGTGCAGCGCGACCGCTTCGTCGAGCAGGCGCGTCTGGCCGCGGGCGGCGACCCCGAGGCGATGCGCCTGGACGAGGAGTTCCTGCGCGCCCTCGAGTTCGGCATGCCGCCGACCGGCGGCATGGGCATGGGCATCGACCGTCTGCTCATGGCCATCACCGGGCTCGGCATCCGCGAGACGATCCTGTTCCCGCTGGTGAAGTGA
- the panC gene encoding pantoate--beta-alanine ligase, with protein MAELRSLVAERRAAGATVALVPTMGALHDGHLALVRRARELADVVIVSIFVNPLQFGPGEDLDRYPRTLDADLAALDGLGVTAVFAPSVSEMYPDGPSSTRVVAGGVGSLYEGASRPGHFDGMLTVVAKLFHISRADVACFGQKDAQQVFLVERMVRDLDVPIAIDVVPTVREADGLALSSRNRFLSADDRRAALALSEALAAAAEAAPQGLAEVLAEADAAFGAHEVQPDYLVVVDPATFLPVESDASGDAIVLVAARVGATRLIDNARITLG; from the coding sequence GTGGCCGAGCTCCGATCCCTCGTCGCCGAGCGCCGCGCGGCGGGAGCCACGGTCGCGCTCGTGCCGACGATGGGTGCGCTGCACGACGGCCACCTGGCGCTCGTGCGCCGGGCCCGCGAGCTCGCCGACGTCGTCATCGTCTCGATCTTCGTGAACCCGCTGCAGTTCGGCCCCGGCGAGGACCTCGACCGGTACCCGCGCACGCTCGACGCCGACCTCGCCGCGCTCGACGGGCTCGGCGTGACCGCGGTGTTCGCGCCGAGCGTCTCCGAGATGTACCCCGACGGCCCGAGCTCGACGCGCGTCGTCGCGGGCGGCGTCGGATCGCTCTACGAGGGCGCTTCGCGCCCCGGGCACTTCGACGGCATGCTCACGGTCGTCGCGAAGCTGTTCCACATCAGCCGTGCCGACGTCGCCTGCTTCGGGCAGAAGGACGCGCAGCAGGTGTTCCTCGTCGAACGCATGGTGCGCGACCTCGACGTGCCGATCGCGATCGACGTCGTGCCGACGGTGCGCGAAGCCGATGGCCTCGCGTTGTCGAGCCGCAACCGGTTCCTGTCGGCCGACGACCGCCGCGCCGCGCTCGCGCTCTCGGAGGCGCTCGCCGCCGCCGCGGAGGCGGCGCCGCAGGGCCTCGCCGAGGTGCTCGCCGAGGCGGATGCCGCGTTCGGCGCGCACGAGGTGCAGCCCGACTACCTCGTCGTCGTCGATCCGGCGACGTTCCTGCCGGTCGAATCGGATGCCTCGGGTGACGCGATCGTGCTGGTCGCAGCCCGCGTCGGCGCGACCCGGCTCATCGACAACGCGCGCATCACGCTGGGATAG